Within the Comamonadaceae bacterium OTU4NAUVB1 genome, the region AGGGGCTTGAAATCCTCGGCCAGCGCGGCCTGGGCGGCGGCCACCGTGGCCGGCGTCCAGGGCCGGCCGACCACCGCGGCCTCGGCCCGCGCGGCGCGGCTCACCGTCGCGGCCATGCCGCCGAAGGCGAATCGCACGGCCTGGACCACCGGATCGCCCGTGGTGTCGCCGGCGCCGCCGGCGGGCTCGAACGCGATGGCGAAGCCCGCGCACAGCGCGGAGATGTCGCAGTCGAAGCGCTTGCTGATCTTGTAGGCCCGCACGGTGCGGCGCAGCGCCGCGAGCGGCACGGCGATGCCCTGGACGAACTCGCCCGGCTCCAGCCGGTTCACCATGTAGCCGAGGTAGAACGCGTCGAGCCGCAGGCGGCGCACGCGCGACCCCCGCCGCAGTTCGACCTCGGCGTCCAGCGCCATCAGCACCGGCGGGGTGTCGCCGATGGGGGAGCCGTTGGCGACGTTGCCCCCCAGCGTGCCGGCGTGCCGGATCGGCGGCGAGGCGAAGCGCAGCCAGACGTCGGCCAGCGCCGGCGCGCGCCGCACCAGGGCGCGCAAGGCGTCCTCCAGCGAGGCGCCGGCGCCGATGTAGAGCTCGGCGTCCTCGCCCGCGCCGCGCTCGCCGATGCGCTTCATCTCCTCGACGCCGCCGACGTAGACGATGTCGCCCAGGTCGCGGAACTGCTTGTTGACCCACAGCCCGACGTCGGTCGAACCGGCCAGCAGCTGCGCGGTGGGCAGCCGCTCGCGCAGCGCGGCCAGCGCGTCGAGCGTGACCGGGGCGTGGAAGGTGTCGGTGCGGCCGTGGCGCGCGGCGGCGTAGCGCAGGCCGGCGGCGGCGGCGTCCGCCGTCGCGGCGGCCGCGTCCGTCTCGGCCTTCAGGCGCGCGAGCGCCGCCACGGCGGCCGTGGTGTCCAGCGGCGCCGCCGGCAGGTCGAACATGCGCTGGCCGGCGTCGAGGATCGGGCGGTAGCCGGTGCAGCGGCAGAGGTTGCCCGAGAGGTCGTCGGCCAGCTCCTGGCGCGTGGGCCGCGTGCCGGCGTCCTGGTGGCGCTCGTAGGTCGACCACAGCGACATCACGAAGCCCGGCGTGCAGAAGCCGCACTGCGAGCCGTGGCACTCGACCATCGCCTGCTGCACCGGATGCAGGCGCTGCACCGGATGCTTCTCGTGCGACGAGTCCCCGCGCGCGGGGCCGTCGGTGCGGCCGGCCCGCCCCTTCAGGTCCTCGACGGTGAACAGCGCCTTGCCGTGGAGCGTCGGCAGGAACTGGATGCAGGCGTTGACCGTCTGCAGGCGCAGCCCGCCGACCACGTCGGTGGCGGCGCCGCCGTCGATGGCGCCGGCCGCCGGCGCGAGCTCGCCGATCACCACCGTGCAGGCGCCGCAGTCGCCCTCGTTGCAGCCTTCCTTGGTGCCGGTGCAGCGCGCGTCCTCGCGCAGCCAGTCGAGCACCGAACGGGTCGGGTGGACACCCGTGACTTCGACGATCCGCCCCTGGTGGAAGAAGCGGACCGGCTGCGTGGCGGCGGCGGGATGGGTCATCGTGGCGGGCGTTCGTTCGTTCTGGATGGCGCCGCGCGTCGTGGACGCGGCGGGGAATGCTGGAACTTAAGGGCGATGGGGACCTGCAGGCATACGACCCCGGCCATAGCCTGTATGCCCGCGCCGGTATGCACGTCCGAGGTGCGCTGCCGCGCATGCAGCAAGTGTCGGGCCAGGGCCGCGCGGCATCGTCCGCACCGAAGGTCAGCGAAACAGGTCGATCGCCATCATCACGACCGCGCCGCCCATCAGCGCGGTGCCGCTCCAGCCGAGCCAGCGCGTGTGGCGGCTCGAGGTGAAGCGGCCCGTCACGCGCTCGCGCGCCACCAGCGTCATCATGGCCGCCATGATCGGCACGGCGACCACGCCGTTGACCACCGCGCTCGCGTACAGCGCCTTCATCGGATCGACCGGCGTGAAGTCCAGCGCCGTGCCCGCCAGCGTGGCGATGGCGATGGCGATGGCGATGGCGATGATGGCGTAGAACCGCTTCGCCTCGCGCCAGTGGCGCTCCAGCCCTTCCGCCCAGCCGAAGGCCTCGGCCACCGCGTAGGCCGCCGACGAGGCCGGCACCGGCACGGCCAGCAGCCCCGTGGCGACGATGCCGCCGCCGAACAGCCAGAACGCGAGGTCCCCGGCCAGCGGGCGCAGCGCCTGGGCCGCCTGCGCCGCCGAGGTCACGTCGTGGACGCCCGCCGCGTACAGCGCCGCCGCGCCCGTCACCATCACGAAGAAGGCGATCAGGTTGGAGAAGATCATCCCGCTCCAGGTGTCGATCTTCACGCGCCGCAGGTCGGCGCGCACCACCGCGTCGGTGCCACGCGCCCCGCCCTTCTGGCGCAGTTCCTCGACTTCCCGGGAGGCCTGCCAGAAGAACAGGTAGGGCGAGATGGTGGTGCCCAGCAGCGCCACGACCATCGTCCAGTGGTCGCCGGTCCACTGGCGCTGCGGCACCACCAGGTCGTGCAGCACCCGGCCCCACGGCACCTTCACCGAGAAGACCGCCGCCACGTAGGCGAACAGGGTCAGCGTGAGCCACTTGAGCACGTGCGCGAGCCGCCGGTAGGGCACGAACACCTGCAGCAGTACCGTCACGACGCCGAAGACCAGCGAGTGGAAGTGCTGGCCGCGATGTCGGCGGCGATGTTGATGGTGTTGGCCACCACCAGCAGGCCGACCAGCGTCACCAGCAGCCAGCGCGGCAGATGGTCGCGCAGGTTGGCGGCCACGCCCTTGCCGGTGACGCGACCGATGCGCGCCGACACCATCTGGATGGCGATCATGAAGGGCAGCGACAGGAACACCGTCCACAGCAGCCCGGTGCCGAACTGCGCGCCGGCCTGGGTGTAGGTGGCGATGCCCGACGGATCGTCGTCGGCCGCACCGGTGACGACGCCGGGCCCGACGTGGCGCAGGAAGGACAGGATGAGTTTCTTCATGGCGCGACGCTGGCCGGCGCACCTGAACGCCAGCCGACCGGACGCCGCGCCCTCCCCGGCGACGGCCGGGCCGCCTACAGGACCAGCAGCGCCCGGAAATCGTTGACGTTGGTGTGCGTCGGCCCGGTCACCAGCAGGTCGCCCAGGGCGTCGAAGTAGCCGTAGGCGTCGTTGCGGTCGAGGTGGTCGGCCAGCTTGCGGCCGGCGGCCTCGGCGCGCGCGAGGGTGTCGGGCGCGACGAAGGCGCCGGCGTTGTCCTCGATGCCGTCGATGCCGTCGGTGTCGGCGGCCAGTGCCCACACCCCCGGCTGGCCCGCCAGCGCGCCGGCCAGGCCGAGGCAGAACTCGCCCGCGCGCCCGCCCCGCCCCCGGGCCTGGCCGGGCTGGCGCGGCCGGATCGTGACCGTCGTCTCCCCGCCGGAGAGGATCACGCAGGGCCGCTGGAACGGCGCGCCGTGCCGCGCCACCGCGCGCGCCAGCGCGCCCAGCACCTTGCCGACCTCGCGCGACTCGCCCTCGATCTCGTCGCTGAGCACGTGCGCGGCGAAGCCGGCGGCGCGCGCGGCGGCGGCGGCGGCGTCGAGCGACTGCTGCGGCGCGGCGATGACGTGCGTCGCGTGGCCGGCGAACACGGCGTCGCCGGGCTTGGGCGTCTCCAGCGAACCGTCCGCGAGCCGCGCGCGGACGGCGGCCGGCACCTCGATGCGGTAGCGCTCGAGGATCGCCAGCGCGTCGGCGCAGGTGGTGGCGTCGGGCACGGTCGGGCCGCTGGCGATGACGCCCGGGTCGTCGCCCGGCACGTCGCTGATGGTCAGCGTGACGACCCGCGCCGGCGCGCAGGCGGCGGCGAGCCGGCCGCCCTTGATGCGCGAGAGGTGCTTGCGCACGCAGTTCATCTCGCCGATGTGGGCGCCGCTGGCCAGCAGTTCCTTGTTGATGCGCTGCTTGTCGGCCAGCGTCAGGCCCTCGGCCGGCAGGGTCAGCAGCGACGAGCCGCCGCCGGAGATCAGGCACAGCACCAGGTCGTCGGCCGTCAGGCCCGCGGTCAGCGCGAGGATGCGCTCGGCCGCCGCCATGCCGGCCGCGTCGGGCACCGGATGGGCGGCCTCCACGAGCTCGATGCGCGCGGGCAGCCCCGCGGGGCGCGGCGGGATGTGGTCGTAGCGCGTGACCACCAGGCCCGACAGCGGCGCGTCGGCCGGCCAGAGCGCCTCGAGCGCCTGCGCCATCGAGCCGCCCGCCTTGCCCGCGCCCAGCACCAGCGTGCGTCCCCTGGGCGGCGGCGGCAGGTGCGCGCCCAGGCTGGCCAGCGGCAGGGCGCGCTCGACGGCGACGCGGTAGAGGTGTTCGAGGAATTCGCGCGGCGCGGTGTGCGCGTCGGGCGCCGTGGCGGCCGTGGCGGCCGGGGAAGACGAAGGATTCGGATGATGCGGCGAGGTCATTGGTTTCGTGTCTCCAGTCTTCTATTCTCGCGTCATGACCACGCTCCTGATCCGCAACGCCCGCCGCCTGGCGACCTTCGACGACGCCCGCACCGAACTGTCCGACGCGTCGGTCCTGGTGCGCGACCGCCGCATCGAGGCCGTCGGCCCCGCCGCCGACCTGCCGCAGACCGCCGACGAGGTGATCGACGCCCGCGGCCACCTGGTGGTGCCGGGGCTGGTGAACACCCACCACCACATGTACCAGTCGCTCACGCGCGCCATTCCGGCCGTGCAGGACGCCGAGCTGTTCTCGTGGCTGCGCGGCCTCTATCCGATCTGGGCCGGGCTGACGCCGGAGATGGTGCGGGTGTCGACCCAGGTGGCCATGGCCGAGCTGCTGCTCGCGGGCTGCACCACCAGCAGCGACCACCTCTACATCTATCCCGACGGCGTGCGCCTGGACGACAGCATCGAGGCGGCGCGCGAGATCGGCATGCGCTTCGTCGCCACGCGCGGCAGCATGAGCGTCGGGCAGTCCCAGGGTGGCCTGCCGCCGGACGCCGTGGTCGAGCGCGAGGACGCCATCCTGCGCGACACGCGGCGCCTGATCGAGACCTGGCACGACGCCTCGCACGGCGCCATGACGCAGGTGGCGGTGGCGCCGTGCTCGCCCTTCAGCGTCAGCCGCGACCTGATGCGCGAGTCGGCCGCGCTGGCGCGCTCCTTCAAGGGCCAGGGGGTGCGGCTGCACACGCACCTGGCGGAGAACGACCACGACGTCGCCTACAGCCGGGAGAAGTTCGGCCGCACGCCGGCCGAGTACGCGCAGGACCTGGGCTGGGTCGGCCCCGACGTCTGGCACGCGCACTGCGTGAAGCTCGACGCCGACGCCATCGCGCTGTTCGCGCGCACCCGCACCGGCGTCGCGCACTGCCCGTGCAGCAACATGCGCCTGGCCTCGGGCATCGCGCCGGTCCGCCGCATGCTCGACGCCGGCGTGCCGGTCGGCCTGGGCGTGGACGGCAGCGCCAGCAACGACGGCGCGCAGATGGTGGGCGAGGCCCGCCAGGCCTTGCTGCTGGCGCGCGTCGGGCGCGCGCTCGAACCCTTCGGTTGCGACCACGGTCCGGCCGAGATGACCGCGCGCGACGCCCTGGCCCTGGCCACGCGCGGCGGCGCCGAGGTGCTCGGCCGCGCCGACATCGGCCAGCTCGTGCCCGGCCGGTGCGCCGACCTGGCGCTGTTCGACCTCGACACGCTCGGCTTCGCCGGCGGCGCGGTGCACGACCCCGTCGCCGCCCTGCTGCTGTGCGCGAGCCCGCAGGCCGCCTTCACGGTGGTCGACGGGCGCGTGGTGGTGCGCGAGGGCCGGCTCGCGACGCTCGACCTGGGCCCGCTGGTGGAGCGTCACAACCGCCTGGCGACGCTGCTGGCGCGCAGCCCGACGGCGCGCTGAGGCCCGGCGCGGCCCGCGCCCGCCCGGGGTCGTCGGCTCAGAGCAGGAAACGCAGCAGCTGCAGCAGGTTGTTGATGAAATCGAGGATGACCTGCATGGGGCGAGCGTCGCGGTGAGCGCCGTGGCGCCGGGGTGGAGGACACCCGAGTGTGCCGACGATCGAGCGCCGGGGCTACCACAGCCATGGCGGGCTGCGAGATCCTCCGAGCGTCTATTTTGGAAGGGATTTCCATAGTGAAAACTCTTTCCACCCATTGCTAGGATGGCGTCCGGCCGGTCCACCCCGCCGCCGGCGCGTCCGGCGCGGGCTGCGGCCGGCCCAGACGCAGGAAGCGTGCGGCCGTCGTCGCTGGCGAGACACCGATCCTGCGACGAGCGCGCCATCCATTCGCAAAGGAGACTCCCTTGAAACCCGCCCACACGTTCGCCTTGAGATTCGCATCGACCAGCGCCCTGGCGCTGGTGATCGCCGCCTGCGGAGGCGGAGGAGGCGACGACACCGCCGGCGCCCCGGCCGGGACGGCGCCGGCGGCGACGCCCCCCGTCGCCGCCGCCACGCCCGTGGCCACGCCGCCGGCGACGACGCCGACCACCCCCGCCGACAAGAGCTTCGACGTCTACTACAACGTCTGCCGGGGCACCGACCCGAAGTGCTACAACGACTGGGGCGCGTTCGCCACCACGCCCAACCGGGTGCTGGTGTATTCGCGCACCGCCGGTCCGCGCCACGCCAACCTCGGCACGCCGATGGGGCCGGGGTTGAACCCGGTGATGAACGCCGACAACGCCATGCAGGCCGGACTCAAGCGGATGCTGGAGGCGGCGGGCATCGCGGTCGACTGGACCGAGGACGTGGCCGTCCTGGGCAGCCGCATCAACAACTACAAGGCGATCGTCTTCGCCAGTTCCAACCGCGACACGCTCTGGAACAGCGAGGTCGCGACCAGCAACGACGCCGCCCGCACCGCGCTGCGCAACTACATGCGGCGCGGCGGCGGCTTCGTCGGGCTGCACAACGCCTTCGGCGCCGAATACAACTGGCCCTACTACGAGGGCCTGCTGGGCAACGCCAACTTCTACAACCACGCACCCAACCGCGCGGGCACGGTCGAACTCATCGGCAAGGACGCCTCGACCGAGGGCGTGCCGGCGCGCTTCGACTTCCAGGACGAGTGGTACAACCTGACGCCGTTCCCGACCAACGTGAAGTTCCTCGCGAAGGTCGACACCGGCACCCTGCGCCCGCTCACGGCGGCGCCGCACCCCGGCCACGCCGGCTTCCATCCGGTGGCGTGGTGCCAGTACTACGACGGCGGCCGCGCCTGGCTGTCCACCCTCGGACACAACACGCATTCGTTCGCCGCCGACCTCAGCGGCCCGGGCGCGGAGGCGTTCCAGCGCCTGGTCGTCCAGGGCGTCAAGTCCGCGATGGGCCTGATCCCCTTCTGCACCGCCGAATGACGCCCGCGCGCGTCCATGCCACGTCCCAACGAAAGAACGTCATGACACTCAGACCCCTCGCAGCCCTGCTGCTGTCCTGCGGCGCGATCGCCGTGCCCCTGCTCCTGCACGGCTGCGGCGGCAGCGACGACAACGGCGCGAGCGCCGGCGGCGGCACCGCGCCGCCGGCCACGACGACCCCGGTCCCGCAGCCGACGCCGGCCGTGGCCGCGACCCTGAAGGACTGCTGCACCGCGGGCGACAGGGACTTCCCCAAGGTGGGCGGCAACCTGGGCAACCAGAACTACTCCAGCCTCAAGCAGGTCACGCGCGAGCAGATCGGCCAGCTGGGTGGCGCCTGGGTCAACCGCATCGAGGGCGGCCTGACCACGGGCACCAACCAGAGCACCACGGTGGTGGTCGACGGCGTGATCTACATCGAATCGGCGCTGGGCAACGTCATCGCCGTCGACGGCAGGACCGGCGTGACGAAGTGGAAGTGGACGACGCCGCACGGCGTGGTCACGCGTCGCGGCGTGGCCGTCGCCAAGGACCTGGGCCTGGTCTACACCCTGGCCGGGGGCAACCGGCTGATCGCGCTGCGCACCGACACCGGCGAAGTCGCGTGGACCAAGCAGTACCCGGGCGCGAGCGAGGCCAACTTCGTCGGCGCGGTGCAGAAGGTGGCCCTGGTCTATCACGACCGGCGCCTGTACATCGGCACCAACGACGGCAACCGCGGCGCCGCGTTCTCGGCCGATGCGACCAACGGCGACGTGCTGACGGCGTTCTGGGGCGTGCCGCGCCAGGGCGAGATGGGCCACGAGACCTGGGGCAACGCGTCGGAGGCCAACCGCACCGGCGCGACGCCCTGGATCCACCCGGCCGTCGACCCGGAACTCGGCCTGGTCTACTGGACCTTCGGCAACACGCGCGGCGGCTCCTCGCAGGACGGCTCCTCGCGCCCCGGCCTCAACCTGTTCGCCAACTCGATCGTCGCCCTCGACCTGAAGACCGGCGCCTACAAGTGGCACTTCCAGTCGGTGCACCACGACATCTGGGACATGGACAACGTCATGGCGCCGGTGCTGGCCGACGTCAGGATCCAGGGCCGCGACCGCAAGGTGGTCATCTACGGCAGCAAGACCGGCATGTACTACATCCTCGACCGCAAGGACGGCACCGCGCCGCTGGGCATCGACGAGGTCCCGGTCAAGCAGGACGCCCGCCAGGCGACCTGGCCGACCCAGCCGATCCCGCGCCAGGGCGCCTGGACGGCCACCTGCATGGTCGACCAGCCGCTGGGCACGGCGGCCCCGGGCGACCCGAACCGGGCCGTGCCCAACTACGTCGCCGGCTGCCTCTACGACCCGCACTGGGACATCCCGCTGCTGTCGGCGCCCGGCCACGGCGGCGGCGCCAACTGGAACCACCAGTCCTTCAGCCCGTTCACGGGCCTGGTCTACACCGGCACCGGCTATGTCGCGGCGGCGCATTCGCTGACCGAGGCCAGCAACGGCCTGCGCCCGCCCGGCGCCTACATGACGGGCGGCGTCGTCGCCGTCGATCCGGCCACCAACCTGGTCAAGTGGAAGAAGGCCATGCCCTACTCCCTGGCCCACGGCAACGGCATCCTGACCACCGGCTCGGGGCTGCTGTTCATCGGCCAGCCCGACGGCAACCTGCTGGCCATGGACGGCGACGACGGCAAGGAGCTCTGGCGCTTCCAGACCGGCGCGGCCATCAGCGCCAGCCCGGTGACCTACGAGATCGACGGCCAGCAGTACATCGCGGTGTATGCCGGCGGCACCAGCATCCCGTACGGCGATTCGGCCACCCGGGGCGACCACCTGTGGGCCTTCAAGGTCGGCGGCACGGTGCCGCCGGCGGCCACGCCACCGGCGCCCGTGGTGCGGCGCCCGGTCTCGGGCACGGCGGTGGAAGGCGCGGCCCTGCCGACGCCCAACACGGTGTTCCTGGGACGCGTGCAGACCGCGGCCAACCAGCCCGGCGCGGCGGAGTCGAGCGCCATCAACGCCATGACGCCGACCTGGATGCGGGTGCCGGTCAACACCACCGTGACCTTCGCCAACCCGGCCGGCAACGCCAACACGCGCTGCGCCACGCAGTTCTTCGAGGGCGAATACAACTTCAGGCTGGCCCCCGGCACCTCCGCCAAGCACACGTTCAACAAGCCCGGCGAATACTTCTACAACGACTGCCACAGCCCCCGGTCGACCGGAAAGATCGTGGTGTACTGAGCCGGGAGCGGCCTCAGGCCGCGCGGCGCTTGAGCAGCGTGGAGGCGCCGCTGGCCAGCGCCAGCTGCTCGGTCGACGCCAGCAGCGCCGGGCCCAGGGCCACCATGCGCTCCTCGGTGAGCCGGGCCAGCGGCCCGGCGATCGTCACCACCCCGATCACCGTGCCGGCGCTGTTGCGCACCGGCGCCGCCATGGCCGTCATGGCGGGGGCGAAGACCTCCACGATCATGCTGAAGCCGCGCTGGCGCGTGGCCTTCAGGCAGGCCAGCAGCGCCTTCACCGACGTGACCGCGCGCGGCCCGAACTCCTTGGGCGTGCCGAAGCCCTGGCGCGACACCAGCTCCAGGGCCCGCTCGTCGCTCATGGTCGAGAGCCAGGCATGGCCGGCGGAACTGCACGACAGGTTGACCGAGAGGCCCATGTCGGGGTCGTAGCGCAGGCCGCGCGTCGCGCCCTGCGCCTTGGCCACGAAGATCAGCTGGTCGCCATCGACGATGCCCAGCCGGACCAGCTCCTGCGACTCGGCGGCCAGGCGGTCCAGCGGCGGCTGCGCGATGTCGACGATGCCGCTCGCGCTCAGGAAGCTCAGGCCGAGCGAGACCAGCTTGATCGTCAGCAGGTAGTCGCTGTGGTTCTGGTGCTGGCGCACGTAGCCGCAGCGCACCAGCTCGGCCAGCAGCCGGTGCGTGGCGCTCAGCGGCATGTCCAGCTCGGTGGCCAGGGTCGACAGCGGCACCCCCTCCGGGCAGGTGGCGAGGTGTTCGAGGACTTTGAAGCTGCGTTCGAGGATCGTGCTCATCGGGGTGGGTGGGGTTGGTTTCGCCGGGTCCGGGCATCCGTGGCCGCGCGGCCGCCACGGGACGACGCGTGAAGCCTGCCGGGACTGTAGCAAAGTCCGCAGAGGGTTTCCACTATGGAAACTTTTTCCACTTGTTTCTACGATTCCCGGCACCGGTGGCATCCGCCGCCGCACTGCCCGACCCGAGAGGACCCATCCATGAGAACCATCCTTCGCTCACTGGCGATCGCCGGCATGTCGACCCTGCTGGCCTGGCCGGCGCTCGCCCAGCAGGCCCAGGAGCGCGTCATCCGCTTCGGCCACCTGAACAACGCCGACCATCCGGTGAGCTTCGGCGTCAAGCGCTTCGCCGAACTGCTCGCCACCAAGAGCGGCGGGCGCATGAAGGTGCAGGAATTCCCGGCCTCGCAGCTGGGCAACGAGATGCAGCAGCAGTCGGCCCTGCAGGGCGGCGTCCAGCAGATGTCGGCGCCGGCGACGACCTCGCTGGCGGGCATCGTGAAGGAATTCGGCCTGGTCGACTTCCCGTTCGCCGTCGCCACCTTCGAGCAGGCCGACGCCCTGCTCGACGGGCCGCTCGGCCAGGCGCTCATCGCCAGGCTGTCCGACAAGGGCCTGGTCGCGCTGGGCTACTGGGACCTGGGTTTCCGCAACGTCACCAACAGCAAGCGCCCGATCGCGCGGGCCGAGGACCTCGACGGGCTGAAGGTCCGCGTCATCCCCAACCCGGTCTTCCTGGAGACCTTCCGGACCTTCAAGGCCAATCCCGTGCCGATGCCGTTCGCCGAGCTGTACGGCGCGCTGGAGGCCAAGGCCGTCGACGGCCAGGAGAACCCCTACTCGGTCATCCTGTCGAACAAGTTCTTCGAGGTGCAGAAGTTCGTCAGCGCGACCAACCACGTCTATGCCGCCAACATCGTGCTGGTGAGCAAGAAGTTCTGGGACGGCCTGTCGCCGCCCGAGCAGAAGATGATGCGCGACGCCGCCGACGAGGCGCGCGGCTACCAGCGCCAGGTCAGCCGCGCGGCGGCGCAGCGGTCGGTGGGCGACCTCCAGGCCAAGGGCATGCAGTACAACGAGGTGGCGCCGGCCGAGCAGGCCCGCATGCGCCAGCTCGTCAAGCCGGTGACCGACAAGTTCGCGGCCAGCTACGACCCGTCGCTCGTCAAGCTCTACAACGACGAACTCGCACGGATCCGCAAATGAACAGCCCTGGAGCCACCCCCATGCGAATCCTCGTCCTCCACGGCCCGAACCTGAACCTGTTCGGACGCCGCGAGCCGCACATCTACGGCCACACGACGCTCGCGCAGATCGACGAGCGCCTGGCGGGCCTGGCCGGCGAGCTCGGCGTCGAGCTGCTCACGCTGCAGTCCAACCACGAGGGCGCGCTGGTGGATTTCCTGCACCAGCACATCGACTCGGCCCAGGGCGCGCTGGT harbors:
- the xdhA gene encoding xanthine dehydrogenase small subunit, which gives rise to MTHPAAATQPVRFFHQGRIVEVTGVHPTRSVLDWLREDARCTGTKEGCNEGDCGACTVVIGELAPAAGAIDGGAATDVVGGLRLQTVNACIQFLPTLHGKALFTVEDLKGRAGRTDGPARGDSSHEKHPVQRLHPVQQAMVECHGSQCGFCTPGFVMSLWSTYERHQDAGTRPTRQELADDLSGNLCRCTGYRPILDAGQRMFDLPAAPLDTTAAVAALARLKAETDAAAATADAAAAGLRYAAARHGRTDTFHAPVTLDALAALRERLPTAQLLAGSTDVGLWVNKQFRDLGDIVYVGGVEEMKRIGERGAGEDAELYIGAGASLEDALRALVRRAPALADVWLRFASPPIRHAGTLGGNVANGSPIGDTPPVLMALDAEVELRRGSRVRRLRLDAFYLGYMVNRLEPGEFVQGIAVPLAALRRTVRAYKISKRFDCDISALCAGFAIAFEPAGGAGDTTGDPVVQAVRFAFGGMAATVSRAARAEAAVVGRPWTPATVAAAQAALAEDFKPLSDLRASAAYRLKVAQNLLQRLWLETRATEPLPGAAVSVWDAMPHALPAPVALTRSQP
- a CDS encoding ThuA domain-containing protein, producing MKPAHTFALRFASTSALALVIAACGGGGGDDTAGAPAGTAPAATPPVAAATPVATPPATTPTTPADKSFDVYYNVCRGTDPKCYNDWGAFATTPNRVLVYSRTAGPRHANLGTPMGPGLNPVMNADNAMQAGLKRMLEAAGIAVDWTEDVAVLGSRINNYKAIVFASSNRDTLWNSEVATSNDAARTALRNYMRRGGGFVGLHNAFGAEYNWPYYEGLLGNANFYNHAPNRAGTVELIGKDASTEGVPARFDFQDEWYNLTPFPTNVKFLAKVDTGTLRPLTAAPHPGHAGFHPVAWCQYYDGGRAWLSTLGHNTHSFAADLSGPGAEAFQRLVVQGVKSAMGLIPFCTAE
- a CDS encoding glycerate kinase, whose protein sequence is MTSPHHPNPSSSPAATAATAPDAHTAPREFLEHLYRVAVERALPLASLGAHLPPPPRGRTLVLGAGKAGGSMAQALEALWPADAPLSGLVVTRYDHIPPRPAGLPARIELVEAAHPVPDAAGMAAAERILALTAGLTADDLVLCLISGGGSSLLTLPAEGLTLADKQRINKELLASGAHIGEMNCVRKHLSRIKGGRLAAACAPARVVTLTISDVPGDDPGVIASGPTVPDATTCADALAILERYRIEVPAAVRARLADGSLETPKPGDAVFAGHATHVIAAPQQSLDAAAAAARAAGFAAHVLSDEIEGESREVGKVLGALARAVARHGAPFQRPCVILSGGETTVTIRPRQPGQARGRGGRAGEFCLGLAGALAGQPGVWALAADTDGIDGIEDNAGAFVAPDTLARAEAAGRKLADHLDRNDAYGYFDALGDLLVTGPTHTNVNDFRALLVL
- a CDS encoding TRAP transporter substrate-binding protein, whose amino-acid sequence is MRTILRSLAIAGMSTLLAWPALAQQAQERVIRFGHLNNADHPVSFGVKRFAELLATKSGGRMKVQEFPASQLGNEMQQQSALQGGVQQMSAPATTSLAGIVKEFGLVDFPFAVATFEQADALLDGPLGQALIARLSDKGLVALGYWDLGFRNVTNSKRPIARAEDLDGLKVRVIPNPVFLETFRTFKANPVPMPFAELYGALEAKAVDGQENPYSVILSNKFFEVQKFVSATNHVYAANIVLVSKKFWDGLSPPEQKMMRDAADEARGYQRQVSRAAAQRSVGDLQAKGMQYNEVAPAEQARMRQLVKPVTDKFAASYDPSLVKLYNDELARIRK
- a CDS encoding PQQ-binding-like beta-propeller repeat protein; protein product: MTLRPLAALLLSCGAIAVPLLLHGCGGSDDNGASAGGGTAPPATTTPVPQPTPAVAATLKDCCTAGDRDFPKVGGNLGNQNYSSLKQVTREQIGQLGGAWVNRIEGGLTTGTNQSTTVVVDGVIYIESALGNVIAVDGRTGVTKWKWTTPHGVVTRRGVAVAKDLGLVYTLAGGNRLIALRTDTGEVAWTKQYPGASEANFVGAVQKVALVYHDRRLYIGTNDGNRGAAFSADATNGDVLTAFWGVPRQGEMGHETWGNASEANRTGATPWIHPAVDPELGLVYWTFGNTRGGSSQDGSSRPGLNLFANSIVALDLKTGAYKWHFQSVHHDIWDMDNVMAPVLADVRIQGRDRKVVIYGSKTGMYYILDRKDGTAPLGIDEVPVKQDARQATWPTQPIPRQGAWTATCMVDQPLGTAAPGDPNRAVPNYVAGCLYDPHWDIPLLSAPGHGGGANWNHQSFSPFTGLVYTGTGYVAAAHSLTEASNGLRPPGAYMTGGVVAVDPATNLVKWKKAMPYSLAHGNGILTTGSGLLFIGQPDGNLLAMDGDDGKELWRFQTGAAISASPVTYEIDGQQYIAVYAGGTSIPYGDSATRGDHLWAFKVGGTVPPAATPPAPVVRRPVSGTAVEGAALPTPNTVFLGRVQTAANQPGAAESSAINAMTPTWMRVPVNTTVTFANPAGNANTRCATQFFEGEYNFRLAPGTSAKHTFNKPGEYFYNDCHSPRSTGKIVVY
- a CDS encoding IclR family transcriptional regulator; this translates as MSTILERSFKVLEHLATCPEGVPLSTLATELDMPLSATHRLLAELVRCGYVRQHQNHSDYLLTIKLVSLGLSFLSASGIVDIAQPPLDRLAAESQELVRLGIVDGDQLIFVAKAQGATRGLRYDPDMGLSVNLSCSSAGHAWLSTMSDERALELVSRQGFGTPKEFGPRAVTSVKALLACLKATRQRGFSMIVEVFAPAMTAMAAPVRNSAGTVIGVVTIAGPLARLTEERMVALGPALLASTEQLALASGASTLLKRRAA
- a CDS encoding 8-oxoguanine deaminase, which produces MTTLLIRNARRLATFDDARTELSDASVLVRDRRIEAVGPAADLPQTADEVIDARGHLVVPGLVNTHHHMYQSLTRAIPAVQDAELFSWLRGLYPIWAGLTPEMVRVSTQVAMAELLLAGCTTSSDHLYIYPDGVRLDDSIEAAREIGMRFVATRGSMSVGQSQGGLPPDAVVEREDAILRDTRRLIETWHDASHGAMTQVAVAPCSPFSVSRDLMRESAALARSFKGQGVRLHTHLAENDHDVAYSREKFGRTPAEYAQDLGWVGPDVWHAHCVKLDADAIALFARTRTGVAHCPCSNMRLASGIAPVRRMLDAGVPVGLGVDGSASNDGAQMVGEARQALLLARVGRALEPFGCDHGPAEMTARDALALATRGGAEVLGRADIGQLVPGRCADLALFDLDTLGFAGGAVHDPVAALLLCASPQAAFTVVDGRVVVREGRLATLDLGPLVERHNRLATLLARSPTAR